The following is a genomic window from Aphis gossypii isolate Hap1 chromosome X, ASM2018417v2, whole genome shotgun sequence.
taaatatatttttgaatttggtACAATAAAGttacttattatacctatcattattcttcatttaaatatacaattgtatcaaaatataaacttaaaatgtgtattaatatgtatatatttatttatttatttatttatttatataatagcttaaaaagagttaacaataattaccaTATAATACCACAAACATATTTGgtgaacattttaagtatatacgtttgcgttttaattacaataaaataaacaaaattaattttctcaaAAACTGGGTAggcataaaaatgttagtttttctatattttaaaaatagtatagtgTATTTTTTAGTGTCCCCTCCTATATATAGCAATGTACCAACTACCAACTAGatgcaattttttataaaataaataatattaaagtaaaaattgaagcatttttgTTGCTCTTAAAGGAAAACTAGAGACACgaagagaataaaatatacatcactGTAAAATTATACCATCATCGCTCCcgatcaaaatctaaaattaggAGAAAaggaaatttttacaaaaaaccagtttttgacaaaattaattttgttttttattgtataaattattaaaaaataaaaaccgtgGGTAcgtctaaattatttaaacattaagagttattgttattagacggaaaattttatttattcgagaTATCGAAAATTTCGCGTTATCGAGGTTCGAGCTATCTAATGTCTACTGTATTTagcttaaattttacttattgagATCGAAAATAACtctttatttgttaatatataatatcatattattatagacatctaaattgaaaattgtgttatatattacagttatatCATCTTTGAATGACCCTATCAAAGGATGGATCGATAATTTCAATGGACCGATTGGACTTATGATGGCATGCGGTAAAGGGATCGTACGAATAACATACGGCGACAAATCGATAGTTCCCGATTACATGGCCGttgatatatctataaaatcaatgatcGTAGCAGCTTGGCACAGATCGAAATCaaagtacatatataattcgacagaatattatttgtaattataattgtagaataggtacctactgcgAATTTCAAATCAACTTCGGGCAAATGGTGGGCTTAGTCTGTACTTTAGAATAATTTGCTAGTCTAATGTGCTCAGAACGTCGATCTGTAcggtttgttaaatatttaaatcatactcTCTCAATCTTCTACCACAATATCAATAGTTCAACTAGAATATAGAAGAAAATAGTGTAGAACTTACGTTAAATTGGGGTAATAATTCTCCAAATTCAGAATTAGCCACCacttaatgaatatattattatattattgttttgaaccTCTACGACAccgtagttaatttattttgagttattacggtaacaaacaaataatttgttggttaaaacaaataattgttcgatgaataatatagcaatatatTCTTCATTGTGTTATCGTACTTACTTTTGTTACAGCATAAACTCTAAACATaaagtaggtaaataataatatgtgtaatgtgtacaGACGTGAGTGGGTGACATAATatcgaattattttatacttttcagTTTGTTGGAGAAGGAAAATTATGTTCCTGTTTACAACAGTGCATCCGTATCGAAATCCGTGTCAAACGAACAACTACTAGATTTAGGTATGAAAACTCTTGAACAATACCCATTCGATGAAATGATGTGGCGTCCGACGATCAAGTTTACAACTTGCTTTTACTACTACTACTTATCTACAATAATTGAGCAAGTCTTTCCGGCAATATTTTTCGATGCATTCTTGGACCTAATTGGGAAACCacacaagtataaaaatgtttataactaCTATCCCTGTGTTAgtcatattgtaaaatattattattgtactaaaatTTGTTTCCGTTTCAACCTGTCAGTTGTCGGTATTAGCCTTTAAATTGgcttttattcataaatcgtgaaattatgataatatcatgttttacCTTAGAGTATTATCGACCATTGATCAAATGTGTACCTTATAATcacataatcatattataattattgttgataatatttacacacCGTGTGTATCATTTGGGCGTCATGCAAGTTTtgagtacaatatttttacttaaccaTCTTaggaattgaaaataattttgaggaGTTTGTTCTGTGCataactttcaaaaaaaaaaatatatattcattatttacacaCTTGAGAAAAAGTTCACTAGATTATGCGTCATAAACGTACCTTGTCTCTTTCGTTAGAATTTCTGAATTCAATGTACGCAAacattctattatataaaaacgtatcgaagttacatatttacatacagttataaattgttgtactatataattcatactataaataaagtaacatttaaataagtacctacctataccttCATCACTCCGAATGAGTATtacattctaaaaaaaaaatccacttACTTTAATATGTGTCAGGAATTTACGCGGAATTCGGATtcgataaacaaatatttaaacaatattttctttctttgcgagaaaataatacaaatgatgTGTAAATACTTACTAAGTTTTCAAAACATGACAATGAAATCGGTTTGTGATACACGTTTACCTACACACAATATCTAATTCAATGACaataatggttatttttatttaacaaacaaatatttggaCAGATATCTACTATGAATGCAGTCtataaaaaagattattttcgatttactatttattttgttagcgCGAAAATACTTGGACTTCAACAATGTTGGTCTTTGCTTAttgtagattattatataagctataataatatgctttatcCAGGACTTTGATCCAATCTATTGTCACAGACAATCTTAAATTATCCAATGTACAGTAGAAATCGTTTATAATGACGTTGAAGGGATCAAGAAAAATAGGTCATAATAACCATTTGtcattaaaaccaaaatataatatacaataacataaaattcaacacataaaaaaaaaaagtaaagataaaaacatttaaattaattaattaaattattattttagaattgaaTAACTTacattctatttaaaaaaatttgttattttgtacaaaaatcacactctattttttttctaactcttcaaaatttgtttgtgGACTAAATTTTTCCAATACAACCAAAATTAACCATCATAACATCCGTATAGCCATTATACagacatcataataattgatacaaataaatacatataatgtagAACTTTTGTAGGGACTTTCAATCTAAGGACATTACACCCAATATGTCATTTCAACCGGTGTCATTATAAACGGTTTCTActgtgtatataatgtattatacacacaacTATAGGTTTTGCATATGTGCATTTACTATGgctcattttatattatttggacATAGGTTCAGTTAACAACGAAATGTTTTTGTGTTAGTATGTTAATATAggcatacatattacatactatgaaattttaaatttattttaaatataggtagttacgcagaaaatatgttaagtgttttaaacctaaaaaaaaaaaaacataattacggtgattttttaaatcgcAAAGtagattatgaaaatattatgtttttttttgaaaatgatacaatacaattttattttcagttgcatgttttattagaaaaaataatggaggctttgaatattttgtttgtatacttTGTCCattgcaaaaatataaataaacacatagctatatagtatatcctataacacaatatgcaattagtaattaccgtttgacattattttaaaatgtttactgttCAACGTTGGCATTGGCCACATCTTTTTGatattaagtaggtagatATTCCACTGTAATacctatgaaaataataataggtaaattatgtattattgaaaaaaaactaatacataaattcgttctataagtataattttcaaaaacaaatgacATACCTACTGTTATTTGATGAACATTCaatcaactttaaaatatctattttaattataaaatcatataaaatattatattagtgtatCACTAGTAATTTTGTCAGCTGTTATAtagcatattaattattatattaaataataataattttcacttaTCGATATTTCTTTTTACCATTTTAGACGTTTGTTACCTttgcaacaaaaaatatatgttgtaaCGATGGCTTTATCTTACTTTACTACAAAATCTTGGAAATTTGACAATTCAAACTTTTTGGGATTAATTGATAAGATACCAGATGTGGACCGCAAAGAATTTGACTACGATTTCAAAGATGTAGATATCATCGAATTCATGAAAAATGCAACAATCGGCTctcaaaaatatctatttaatgtCGACGAAACAAAATTACCGTTTGCGAGAAAACTATTAAACCggtaagatttatttaaataaatactgtaatgggtacctacatttataaatatatatatattttttatcacggaaatattcattataaattttttatttaaataaacttaatactgattttcagaTTCGTATGGATGGacagaatattaaaaacatttggtGCAACAATATtggtattcattttattttactttaatatcatACCAAGCACattcctttataatatatgttgtcATTTTAGatcaatttaattgaattcttatttaatgcacaatttatttgtcgggaaacataatttttatttttttatctgtcatgtgtatgtataatttgttatggtataatattgttcttgTTTTACgttttgaaatgttattaataataaataactctaAACTTAATCATTTAGTGTTCTCTACAATAATTGAATGAAGACTCCGGGTCAACGTTCAAACGTCTTTAATTTAAACGAATTATCAGAAATATAATTGGTAACGTAAACACTaagaatcaatattaatatattttataagcttgtattttttgattttacctaatagtgttttaattaattgtgttgTTGTTGTCTAGTATAAATACACAGCTGATGTCTGGCTGTtacattaaattctaaaatgttaGTATGTTGACATGATGGAATTTCTTTGTACGAACAGtaaagattatatattatgtttaacctTTATGAACTACGGTATGTTAAAACTTATACAAAGCACACACGTTTATAGACATTATTtagagtacataatattatgctcgtgcgtaataaaagtaaaaaagaaaaattgctCAGCACACCAATAGAATATGTTATAAGTTGGTAGACGGAATAAGAGAAAACAATTTGATAGAATTTctgttttataactttatgcAGCACTATAACGGAAACCCACGACAaactatgaattattaaatgtattttaatcttaacGTAACGGTAAGTACATATACcaacgtaataaataataatgtgtgcaAAAtggtacttacatattataggtgGAAATGTATATCATTGCGGCCAACTCTGCCCACACTCTTTGGCCAAATATCTACTTGGACATTacttataggtaggtaaatacctggtttattataaagtatactaAACTTATATTGGCGACAATAAATATAGACGATCGATCATCGTATATATGAGAAACTTAAAcactataattttgttatagtagCTATAATGAGTACCTACAGGGACCAACATTTCATAACAAACATTACCTCTGTACCACTTCACTTCATTACCAACTACTGTCTAAGCTTTAAGTAAATACTACCTATTGACTTTACTCACTTGTAtttgaaacttaaattttatgtatagcaATTTTCAGAAACATACTATTATGCTTTGgagtatgaaataaatatttatatgctgatattcaaaaaaatcataataataataaaaaatatattttttttaaagtatttaacacttttttttttatatatatagttgaatAACCAGGCTTCTCTCGTGTGcagttttaaatgttgaaaatattaaatttcggGTACAGGTTATACCTTTAGATTATTAcctagataattataattattattgttagttagATCACCTAAATTTAGTGGTTTCTGgatacttacaaaaaaaaaaatgtgtatatttattagttcttAAGTCAACATCgttgtaacattattatgttagtacgtattatgatgatgatataaaagcctaccaaatataaaaattgataagtaataaatctatttatttaaataaaaaccaggAACATATTAAACCATTACACAAACTGCCACAGTCCGGAATATAatctttatgatataatatagttttcatCAATCGCATTTTGACAGCTGTTACCTAATgatagtatttatttgtaaccAACAGCAATTTTGTGTaaacaaaaaagaataatCGCTTTTCATGATACTGCAACAAATCCCTTTGTGAGCCCTTCTttcctttataataaaataaaaaatcttttcttTCCTATACATCATACAACGAAACTACTGACCAAATGTCATTCTCATAGGTTCAGCGATTTCGCCTAGGCGATAATAAATCAGTGAGTCAGGAaatgttataatgtacatttgtACCTTATGTTTTTGGATTgggtactatacatttttttctgaccattattattgaaaacctaacaataattttaattatatcgattaatttttattctaatatatttattattttcaaactattttgttaggtttattatttgatattctacatatcaattttatagcAACCtaacattaacaaataaatagtattttattaactgaTTTTGCGTTAtgcaataaacaatttttttgacataatagtattatttttgcgctatatttatatattaaaacagcAATCATCAAAAGTAGTTGCGTGATatattgcaatatattatttatttaattaataaaatagaaaagatCCAGAAAAATTTTCCacgtttttatgcatataaaaacaaattactttaTCATAATACTGAAAAAATTCCCAACTATACGgatttaaactgtttaaagtCGCTAAAAATTAGACGTTTTACATTTGATGTCACATTTGTGAATACACTCTTGTATGGTGATATTTACTGCCctgaattattacaaaaaattggcCTTAAAGTACCCTCCTTTAACTTCAGGATTAATCCACTACTTGCAAtactttattcaaaaaataattatttcactaaTAATAGTCCGATGTGTAGCTTTCTTATAATGTgcgatcaaatttaaaactttgattttttttcgattcttGTTCTACgctaaaaacttatatttataaatttatagtttaaatattttatgtactatttttatttgatgatcCTCGTTATTctctttaaatgttatttcaacgaaaattttgtttatgtcttatataatatattatactcttcaTTTGTATTCGGAAAGGGGGCTTAAAAATGTCATCTGCTGCCCTTACACGATTTACAcaagtataaacaataatgagtaattttttttttattgttttaatatatttgtgaacaacaataatacataaaaatattatttttggtgcTTTGGCTCCAAAACCCCCTCTCCGTGGCCTCGCCACCTAATCACAGCAATACGACCACTATATATCATCGCCTTTAGATATAAACGTAAATAATTCATGACTTTGAATCACTCTACGTTATACTTATATCTAATATGATAATcatgttcaaatattatattaagaggctgtaacaatataaacagtaagtaattcataaaaacGAGCGGAATTGACTTtctccaaaaataatatattgttttattcttgCTTACTTAAACTTTTTGGTCggaaaaaaaaaggtaggattaatattttcctttacatatatatttgttttaactataatCGAGTTTtctccaatatta
Proteins encoded in this region:
- the LOC114129754 gene encoding fatty acyl-CoA reductase 1-like isoform X2, encoding MSIQDFFKGRNVLVTGATGFMGKVLIEKLVRSCPDIGKICLLVRNKKGKDTNSRIKEILDVKLFDTIKEQKPGLMEEKLYPVLGDMTELRLGLSDEDYSFLVENVSVVFHVAASVRFDEPIRDATIMNVRGTREVVQLAKQMKRLKVFLHVSTAYCNCIREHVEEKVYESPIGWREAISIAENLDPTMSSILTKKFLGSFPNTYTLTKLLAEQIINEERNNIPVVIFRPSIVISSLNDPIKGWIDNFNGPIGLMMACGKGIVRITYGDKSIVPDYMAVDISIKSMIVAAWHRSKSNLLEKENYVPVYNSASVSKSVSNEQLLDLGMKTLEQYPFDEMMWRPTIKFTTCFYYYYLSTIIEQVFPAIFFDAFLDLIGKPHKRLLPLQQKIYVVTMALSYFTTKSWKFDNSNFLGLIDKIPDVDRKEFDYDFKDVDIIEFMKNATIGSQKYLFNVDETKLPFARKLLNRFVWMDRILKTFGATILVFILFYFNIIPSTFLYNICCHFRSI
- the LOC114129754 gene encoding fatty acyl-CoA reductase 1-like isoform X1, with the protein product MTYKQYRTILLLFTFIKYNNMQLPPIRFTTQNGNFINMSIQDFFKGRNVLVTGATGFMGKVLIEKLVRSCPDIGKICLLVRNKKGKDTNSRIKEILDVKLFDTIKEQKPGLMEEKLYPVLGDMTELRLGLSDEDYSFLVENVSVVFHVAASVRFDEPIRDATIMNVRGTREVVQLAKQMKRLKVFLHVSTAYCNCIREHVEEKVYESPIGWREAISIAENLDPTMSSILTKKFLGSFPNTYTLTKLLAEQIINEERNNIPVVIFRPSIVISSLNDPIKGWIDNFNGPIGLMMACGKGIVRITYGDKSIVPDYMAVDISIKSMIVAAWHRSKSNLLEKENYVPVYNSASVSKSVSNEQLLDLGMKTLEQYPFDEMMWRPTIKFTTCFYYYYLSTIIEQVFPAIFFDAFLDLIGKPHKRLLPLQQKIYVVTMALSYFTTKSWKFDNSNFLGLIDKIPDVDRKEFDYDFKDVDIIEFMKNATIGSQKYLFNVDETKLPFARKLLNRFVWMDRILKTFGATILVFILFYFNIIPSTFLYNICCHFRSI